The Polyangia bacterium DNA window CGTCCAGGTAGGCCTGCGCAACGTCGGTGGTCTCGTCCAGAATGGCCGGGGTGCCCTTGTTCGACGACTGCAGCACCGCCTTCGATTCGGGGATCACGCCCAGCAGCGGAATGCCCAGAAGCTCCAGCACGTCGCCCACGCTCAACATCTCGCCGCGCTTCACCTGGGCCGGCGCGTAACGGGTCAGCAAAAGGTGCGAGCGAATCGGCGAACCGCCGACCTCGGCGCGGTTGGTCTTGGCCGCCAGCAATCCCAGCACGCGATCCGAATCGCGCACCGACGACACCTCGGGGTTGGTCACCACGATCGCCTCGTCGGCGAAGTACATGGCCATCTGGGCGCCCTTCTCGATGCCGGCCGGCGAATCGCAGATGATGTACTCGAAGCCCATCTGCTTGAGCTCCTCGATCACCCGGCCGACGCCCTCCGGATCCAGCGCGTCCTTGTCGCGCGTCTGCGACGCCGGCAGGACGTACAGGCCGTCCACGCGCTTGTCGCGAATCAGGGCCTGTTGCAGCTTCGCCTCGCCTTTGATGACGTTGACGAAGTCGTAGACCACGCGGCGTTCGCACCCCATGACCAGATCGAGGTTGCGCAACCCGACGTCGAAATCGATGGCGCAGGCCTTGTGACCGAGCGATGCGATCCCGGTGGCGATATTGGCGCTGGTGGTCGTTTTGCCGACCCCTCCCTTACCGGACGTGATGACGACGACTTTAGACACGTGAGCCTCCCTTTGTAGAACAGCGGCCTTCCCTCTCTATGAAAGAGCCAACTGCGTGGCCTGCCAAATTTTTTGACCAAATATTTCCGGCGACTTTTCCCGGAATTTTCAAAGTGGAATGATCCGGCACTCGCCGTCGTCGAAATAAACCTGCGCGGCGTGCCCGCGCACGTCGGCGGGAATGTCGTCGGCGGTCAGATAGGCGCCCGAGATCGCCACCAGTTCGGCCTCCAGGCGCTGGCAGAAAATGCGCGCGCCCAAAAGCCCCTGCACGCCGGCGATGGCGCGCCCGCGCAGCGGCGCATAGACGTGGATGTGGCCATCGGCGATCACCTGCGCGCCGGGATTGACCGGCGCCAGC harbors:
- the minD gene encoding septum site-determining protein MinD, whose product is MSKVVVITSGKGGVGKTTTSANIATGIASLGHKACAIDFDVGLRNLDLVMGCERRVVYDFVNVIKGEAKLQQALIRDKRVDGLYVLPASQTRDKDALDPEGVGRVIEELKQMGFEYIICDSPAGIEKGAQMAMYFADEAIVVTNPEVSSVRDSDRVLGLLAAKTNRAEVGGSPIRSHLLLTRYAPAQVKRGEMLSVGDVLELLGIPLLGVIPESKAVLQSSNKGTPAILDETTDVAQAYLDVVYRFLGEERQHRFINDEKRGFFGRIFG